From Nocardia sp. NBC_00416:
ACGGGCCTGACCGTGGTGAACCCGAACGAGGCCAAAGTCGTCCAGTTCTTCGGCCGCTACGTCGGCTCGGTGAGCGATCCCGGTTTCTTCTCGGTACTGCCGCTGACCGATCGCCGCAGCATCTCGTTGCGGGTCCGCAACTTCGAAACCCAGAAGCTCAAGGTCAACGACGCCGACGGTAACCCGGTGGAGATCGCGGCGGTCGTGGTCTACAAAGTGGTCGACAGCTTCAAGGCCGCCTTCGCCGTTGACGACTACGAGGAATACGTGGAAACCCAGTCCGAGGCCGCGGTCCGGCACCTGGCCACCACCCACCCCTACGACGCGCACGACGCCGACCGCACCAGCCTGCGCGACGGCGCCGAGGTCGCCGAGGAACTCACGGTGGAGCTGCGGGAACGTACCGATACCGCGGGTATCGAGGTCATCGAGGCACGGATCACCCACCTCGCCTACGCGCCGGAGATCGCCCAGGCGATGCTGGTCCGGCAGCAGGCCGCGCAGGTGGTGGCCGCGCGGACGCAGATCGTCGAGGGAGCGGTGGGCATGGTCGGGCTGGCACTGGAGCGGCTCACCGCCCAGGGCATGGTGGAGCTGGACGAGGAACGCAAGGCCAACATGGTGTCGAACCTGCTCGTGGTGCTGTGCGGTGACCGGCCGACCCAGCCGGTGGTCAATACGGGATCCCTGTACAACTGATGGTCGAGCGTAAGAAGGTCCTGCTCCGGCTCGACCCGGCGGTCTACGACGCGGTCGCGAAATGGGCCGCTGACGATCTGCGCAGTGTCAACGCTCAGATCGAGTTCGCCATCCGGCGCGCGCTCGAACAAGCCGGGCGGCCGCCGCGGCCGCCGCGCGGCGAATAACGCCACCCTTGGGCCCCGAACTCACGCTGCGGCACGGTTCGGGGCCGAAGGCATGGGGATCCTCGCCTGCTGTACCGCGCCTGCGCTGGCACCGGGCTGGATCCTTCCGGTCATATCGGAAATATGGGCAGATCCACACGCGGAGGGAATGCGCTCGCCCGGATGACCTCAGTGCTGTAGATACCGCGCGGAATCGGGCAGCCGCGGCTTATGGCTTACGAAAATCGCGGTCCCGGGAAAGAGCTGTCCCCGCAACGGGCTCCATTGGCCCCATTCGCGGTCCAGCCATTCCGGCCAATCGGGCTCGACGATATCGTCGAGAACCAATCCCGCCGATACTATTTCCCGGACTCTGTCACCGATGGTGCGATGGTGCTCTACATAGGTGCACCGGCCCGCGCTGTCGATTTCGGTGTACGGCGTGCGGTCGAAATAGGGGATCACCGCTTCGAGGCCGTCTGGGCCGGGATCGTCGCGGAATATCCAGCGCATCGGATGGTTCACCGCGAACACCCAGCGGCCACCCGGTCGCAGCACCCGGGCGATCTCGCGCATGACCAGCGCGGAGTCGGCGACGAACGGCACCGCGCCGAAGGCCGAACAGGCCGCGTCGAACGATTCGTCCGCGAACGGAAGGGCCTCCGCGCCGGCCTGGACCAACGGCACCCGGGGCCCGCCCCGGTCCATGGCGGCAAGCCCCCGTGACAGCATTCCCCTCGAGATGTCCAGTCCCACCGGCCGAGCGCCCTGCCCGGCCAGCCAGCGGGCGCACGGCGCCGAACCGCA
This genomic window contains:
- a CDS encoding SPFH domain-containing protein, with amino-acid sequence MTFRNAVRVNGFVVLLIWLVLTIALAAVAVAGFAAVAQQRNAPALAGAIVACVLGAGLLLGITGLTVVNPNEAKVVQFFGRYVGSVSDPGFFSVLPLTDRRSISLRVRNFETQKLKVNDADGNPVEIAAVVVYKVVDSFKAAFAVDDYEEYVETQSEAAVRHLATTHPYDAHDADRTSLRDGAEVAEELTVELRERTDTAGIEVIEARITHLAYAPEIAQAMLVRQQAAQVVAARTQIVEGAVGMVGLALERLTAQGMVELDEERKANMVSNLLVVLCGDRPTQPVVNTGSLYN
- a CDS encoding class I SAM-dependent methyltransferase, yielding MSDDLVQDRHAQATELLGTAGAARLRVGSSESERANRRWWDADAGQYHDTHGEFLGADSVGGEFVWCPEGLHEGDMRFLGEITGKRILEVGCGSAPCARWLAGQGARPVGLDISRGMLSRGLAAMDRGGPRVPLVQAGAEALPFADESFDAACSAFGAVPFVADSALVMREIARVLRPGGRWVFAVNHPMRWIFRDDPGPDGLEAVIPYFDRTPYTEIDSAGRCTYVEHHRTIGDRVREIVSAGLVLDDIVEPDWPEWLDREWGQWSPLRGQLFPGTAIFVSHKPRLPDSARYLQH